The following is a genomic window from Malus sylvestris chromosome 7, drMalSylv7.2, whole genome shotgun sequence.
CCGCCGTTTCGTTCCCGACTCGTCCAACCCTGACTCGTCCCTCTCCTCCTCAACTCGCTCCATCCCGCTCAGAAATGAAAACCCAGTTCCCAATTCGCCCCAAATCTACAGCACGGCCAGGGCTTTCCGGCAGCCGTCGAAATACGAGTTCCAGATCCGCGACCCAGGGACCCATTTGGTACGCCTCCATTTCCAGACCTTTAATTCTTTGAAATTGGATTGGAATGATGCTCAATTTCAtgttttggtcaatgggtttgTGGCTTTGACCGACTTCAGAGCTACAAAAATCCCCGTTGTTATGGAGTTCTTGATCTGGGTCGATTCCAAAAAGCTTGTAATCGAATTTGTTCCTGCTAAAAAATCGTACTTTGCGTTTGTGAATGCGATTGAGGTGATTTCTGCGCCGAAGGATCTCGTTGCTGATACAGCGAAGTTTGTGAATGATGAAAAAGTTGAGGGttttaatgggttaattaaGCAAGCGCTTCAGGTTGTGTATAGGGTTAATGTGGGAGGTTCTAAAGTCACCCCGTTTAATGATACCCTGTGGAGGACTTGGGTTACTGATGATGAGTATTTGGAATCGGATTCTGGGTCGAAAAGGGTGTATTTTGGTGGCCGGATTAGGTATCAGGGTGGAGGGGCTAGCAGGGAAGTTGGTCCCGATAATGTGTATAATTCGGCCCGGGTGATTCATAGTGCGACTGCTTCGATTCCGCATGTCAATATGACATGGGTTTTTGCAGCCGTTGGAGGATATAAGTATCTTGTTCGGTTGCATTTTTGTGACATTGCTAGTATTTCGATTGGATTGCTGTATTTCAATGTTTATGTGAATGGGAAATTGGCATATGAGAATTTGGATTTGTCTATGGCTGCGAATTACATGCTGGCTTCTCCGTTCTATGCGGATTTCGTGGTTGATGGAGAGGATTCAGGTGTTCTGTCCGTAAGTGTAGGACCTTCGAATAGGAGTGTGCCTTATGCCATGGATGGGATTTTGAATGGCATTGAAATCATGAGGTTGAATAACTCAATGGGGAGTCTTGATGGTGAGCATTGTGCCGGGTGGGTTTTGAGGAACTGGCCAAGAGGAAATGTTGGTGAGGCGGTTCCTTTGGTTGCTGCCGCCTGTTTGCTGCTGAGTATATCATTGGTCATACGAAGGAGGATGAGTGGGAAGGAATTCGTGGGATGGTCGAAACTTCCCACAGATGTTTCAGAAGTTAATCTCAAGCATGGAATCACACAGCTTTCGGTTAAGTAAAACAGCAGTACAGGATCAATAACTACCAGCtgatgttttgtaggttttgaGTTTGAAAATGAATGTTGTATTGTTATTCTATAGGTGATAGGTTGTATGAAACAGTATGTAATGTAAAACTTTCACGTTTGCCAATCTAATGAGTAATGAACTCTTGTCAGATATTCTAACACGACTctactaagggctggtttggtattgctgtgctttgaaaaaaagctgctgtgagaataagcggctgtgctgtgagaataagcggttgtgaaataaagccagtagagtgtttggtaaacttttttgtgaaagtgcttttggaaaaaaaagcaggatgatagtgtgtcttttcattaaaggagcactgtagctccgtgtgctttgaaaaaaacagcaaatagcagcttcagcttttcctttgattttcagcttattctcacagcagcttccaaaataagctattttttttcagtttaccaaacacaaaaatgaccctcagctttttttcacagtgacttttttttaaaatcacctcaatcccaaacggggcctaaaTCAATGGCTCCCGTTCACAATCTAGCAGCAAAACATGTTAGGCCGTTTGGCAAGAGAACGTTCCCAGATAATACCGCAGTCTAAGTTGTATCGATTTCGTGCTGCGTTACACACTGGAGGCCCAGCGATTGCTCAGTTGGGTAGCTTGTCACACTTTCAGTTCTCACCGCAACAGCTTTTTGCAGTTTATCCGACTCttgtttgggtttataattttgTATGTACTGGATATTTTTGGTTTAATTGTTGATAGGTATTTATTACTTTTATCATGTTAATATGCATGTCTCAGTTTTGTATCTTTTGGATAATTTGTTAAAAGTAATAGTCCTACTTGTTCGTAATTTATGCAAATAATAAGGAATTTGTTTAGGTTATATCTGATAGGGCAAACCACAAAGCAGCACACAAATTTTCTAATGATTTTCTTTATTAACACTaggatttgtcaattgtagcatatgaaaataaggatcTTTCCGGCAGAATATTGTTTCGCCCAACTACT
Proteins encoded in this region:
- the LOC126629877 gene encoding probable receptor-like protein kinase At5g24010 encodes the protein MEFPYINLLFSLSLLSLSTLSALSHSYFAPIDNYLVDCGSTAESPVDNRRFVPDSSNPDSSLSSSTRSIPLRNENPVPNSPQIYSTARAFRQPSKYEFQIRDPGTHLVRLHFQTFNSLKLDWNDAQFHVLVNGFVALTDFRATKIPVVMEFLIWVDSKKLVIEFVPAKKSYFAFVNAIEVISAPKDLVADTAKFVNDEKVEGFNGLIKQALQVVYRVNVGGSKVTPFNDTLWRTWVTDDEYLESDSGSKRVYFGGRIRYQGGGASREVGPDNVYNSARVIHSATASIPHVNMTWVFAAVGGYKYLVRLHFCDIASISIGLLYFNVYVNGKLAYENLDLSMAANYMLASPFYADFVVDGEDSGVLSVSVGPSNRSVPYAMDGILNGIEIMRLNNSMGSLDGEHCAGWVLRNWPRGNVGEAVPLVAAACLLLSISLVIRRRMSGKEFVGWSKLPTDVSEVNLKHGITQLSVK